In the genome of Triticum urartu cultivar G1812 chromosome 5, Tu2.1, whole genome shotgun sequence, one region contains:
- the LOC125508092 gene encoding importin subunit beta-1-like, with protein sequence MSLDVTQILLSAQSADGLIRKHAEESLKQFQEQNLPGFLLSLSTELATNEKPEESRRLAGLILKNALDAKEQHRKNELFQRWLALDAGVKAQVKALLLQTLSSPVASARSTSSQVIAKIAGIEIPQKQWPELIGSLLSNIHQVQPNVKQATLETLGYLCEEVSPEAVDQDQVNKILTAVVQGMNASEGNSEVRLAATRALYNALGFAQVNFSNDMERDYIMRVVCEATQSPDVKIRQAAFECLVAISSTYYDKLATYMQDIFNITAKAVRGDEESVALQAMEFWSSICDEEIDILDEYSSEFTADSDVPCYYFIKQALPALVPMLLETLLKQEDDQDLDEGAWNLAMAGGTCLGLVARTVGDDIVPLVMPFVEENITKPEWRHREAATYAFGSILEGPSADKLTPLVNVALNFMLSALVKDPNNHVKDTTAWTLGRIFEFLHGSALETAPVITAENCQQILTVLLQSMKDVPNVAEKACGALYFLAQGYVDAGSASPLSPFFQDIVQSLLVTSHREDAGESRLRTAAYETLNEVVRCSTEETAPIVMQLVPVIMMELHNTLEAGKLSTDEREKRSDLQGLLCGCLQVIIQKLGGMESTKFAFLQYADQMMDLFLRVFACRNATVHEEAMLAIGALAYAAGSNFAKYMAQFYQYLEMGLQNFEEYQVCAITVGVVGDLCRALEDKILPYCDGIMTQLLKDLSSNQLHRSVKPPIFSCFGDIALAIGENFEKYLIYAMPMLQSAADLSAHTTATDDEMLDYTNQLRNGILEAYSGILQGFKSSPKTQLLMPYAPHILQFLDALHNGKDMDDSVMKTAIGVLGDLADTLGVNAGPLINQSTSSKQFLDECLSSDDPLVKESADWARIAISRAVSG encoded by the exons ATGTCGTTGGATGTTACTCAAATACTCCTCAGTGCGCAATCTGCTGACGGCTTGATTAGAAAGCATGCTGAAGAAAGCCTCAAGCAGTTTCAGGAGCAAAACCTCCCAGGTTTCTTGCTCTCCCTCTCAACTGAGTTGGCCACCAATGAGAAACCTGAGGAGAGCCGCAGATTGGCTGGTCTGATCCTCAAGAATGCACTCGACGCAAAGGAGCAGCACAGGAAGAACGAACTTTTCCAGAGATGGCTCGCACTGGATGCTGGTGTCAAGGCACAAGTTAAAGCATTGTTGCTGCAAACTCTCTCATCTCCTGTTGCAAGTGCCAGATCTACATCTTCTCAAGTCATCGCAAAGATTGCTGGCATTGAGATCCCTCAAAAGCAATGGCCCGAGCTTATAGGATCATTGCTATCAAACATACATCAGGTACAGCCAAACGTCAAGCAGGCAACGCTTGAGACACTTGGCTATTTATGCGAGGAAGTTTCTCCTGAAGCTGTCGACCAAGACCAAGTCAACAAGATACTTACAGCTGTTGTTCAGGGTATGAATGCTTCTGAAGGGAACTCTGAAGTGAGGCTTGCAGCCACACGAGCATTGTATAATGCATTGGGCTTTGCTCAGGTTAATTTCTCCAATGACATGGAGCGTGATTATATCATGAGAGTCGTCTGTGAAGCAACACAGTCACCAGATGTGAAGATAAGACAGGCTGCCTTTGAGTGTTTGGTGGCTATTTCATCAACTTATTACGATAAGCTGGCCACATACATGCAGGATATATTTAATATCACTGCAAAGGCTGTGAGGGGAGATGAGGAGTCGGTTGCACTTCAGGCCATGGAATTCTGGAGTTCCATATGTGATGAGGAAATCGACATTTTGGACGAGTACAGTAGTGAATTTACAGCTGATTCTGATGTTCCTTGCTACTATTTTATCAAGCAAGCTCTTCCTGCCCTAGTGCCAATGCTGCTGGAGACTCTCCTCAAACAGGAGGATGACCAAGACTTGGATGAAGGTGCTTGGAATCTTGCAATGGCTGGGGGTACTTGTTTGGGCCTGGTGGCGAGGACTGTTGGGGATGATATTGTTCCTCTTGTGATGCCTTTCGTTgaggagaacataacaaaacctGAATGGAGACACAGAGAGGCTGCAACATATGCTTTTGGTTCCATTTTGGAGGGTCCATCAGCTGATAAACTGACCCCTCTAGTTAATGTCGCCTTGAATTTTATGCTGTCTGCCTTAGTAAAGGACCCAAATAACCATGTGAAGGACACAACTGCTTGGACCCTTGGAAGAATATTCGAGTTTCTTCATGGTTCTGCACTTGAAACTGCTCCTGTCATTACAGCTGAGAACTGCCAGCAAATACTGACTGTGCTGCTTCAAAGCATGAAGGATGTCCCAAATGTGGCAGAGAAGGCATGTGGGGCACTCTATTTCCTTGCTCAAGGCTATGTTGATGCTGGATCGGCGTCACCATTATCCCCTTTCTTTCAAGATATTGTTCAGAGCCTTCTTGTGACCAGTCACAGAGAGGATGCTGGTGAATCCAGGCTGCGTACTGCAGCTTATGAGACTCTAAATGAAGTTGTCAGGTGCTCCACTGAGGAGACAGCTCCTATCGTTATGCAGCTAGTACCTGTGATTATGATGGAACTCCATAATACACTTGAAGCGGGGAAGTTGTCAACTGATGAGAGGGAGAAGCGGAGCGATCTGCAGGGCCTTCTTTGTGGTTGCCTACAGGTTATTATCCAGAAGTTGGGAGGGATGGAGTCAACAAAGTTTGCCTTCTTACAGTATGCAGATCAGATGATGGATCTGTTTTTGAGAGTTTTTGCTTGTCGAAATGCCACGGTGCATGAGGAGGCTATGCTTGCTATCGGTGCACTTGCATATGCAGCTGGTTCGAACTTCGCGAAGTACATGGCACAGTTCTATCAGTATTTGGAAATGGGACTTCAGAACTTTGAAGAGTATCAGGTGTGTGCCATTACGGTGGGTGTTGTGGGTGACTTGTGCAGGGCACTGGAGGACAAAATTTTGCCCTACTGTGATGGCATCATGACCCAGCTCCTGAAGGATCTATCCAGCAATCAGTTGCACAGATCTGTAAAACCTCCTATATTCTCATGCTTTGGTGATATTGCACTGGCAATTGGAGAGAACTTTGAGAAGTatttgatctatgccatgcccATGCTACAAAGTGCGGCAGATTTGTCGGCGCACACAACTGCAACTGATGATGAAATGCTTGACTACACCAATCAACTAAGAAATGGCATCTTGGAGGCCTACTCTGGTATTCTTCAAGGATTCAAGAGTTCCCCTAAGACACAGTTACTGATGCCGTATGCTCCACATATTCTTCAGTTCCTTGATGCCCTTCATAATGGAAAGGATAT GGATGATTCTGTGATGAAGACTGCAATAGGTGTCTTGGGAGATCTGGCAGACACATTGGGTGTTAATGCTGGTCCTTTGATCAATCAATCCACCTCAAGCAAGCAATTTTTGGACGAGTGCTTATCATCTGATGATCCTTTGGTCAAAGAATCAGCTGACTGGGCAAGGATTGCAATCAGCCGTGCGGTTTCGGGTTGA